The DNA segment TAGGTGCTTGATTTTGAGATTTGATTTGGTTTGGAGGTGCTTCTGGTTGAGTGTCTTGATGGTCAAATTGTTGACGCCTTTATGCTAGTTTGTACTTGACTAAGACAATATTTAGTTTGTCAACTGAAAAGCAGTCAACTTGGCAGTGGAGCAGGGGGTGATTTCGTCAGCTGATCAACATAATAGTGTGTGTGACTGTCTTTGGCCGGGTTGCTGTTGATGATTTGATTGCTGTACGATGTCTTTTTTTAATGTTGAAGCTGTGATTCAGTGGATAGGCTCTGTTATGTTGTCAAaaacttcttttttatattatgagGTCTCACCTTACTTGAGTTATGACTTGTAACGCATGCACCTTAGTGGTTACCAGTGTCTTGCTCATTTTAATTGACTTTTGAATATCTGGGGGATCTCCTTCTTGTAGCTTACCACTTGTTAGCAATTTCTTCTACACTTTTCATTTGTAACTATGTATAGCAAGATCATTAGCTTTAAACCTATTTAATATCAAGATATCAACTTGCAAAGAATTAGCGTTGTAACAAAATCTTGACTATCACCAATAATAGTTATTGTCAATGATACCAAATATCAATTGAACTGTCTCGAATAGGTGGTGCAGTGGTCTGATGTCTTGTGTAACTCCCATGAGGAATATGAAGGATACCCAAAATTAAGTTATCTGAGGATGGATAAGAAATTACAGTCTCTTGTTATTCAGTTTCACTACTTAATTGAAGAAAGTATAAACAACTTCTGAATTGTGTGAATCTGTATTATTTCCCATAGGAAATATACAGGGTCTTTTAGGGAAGTCTATCTTTCAGTAATAAATAACGGGACTGATTCAAATCTTTATGGAGTAAAAAACTGTGCCCATTATATATTAGACACACCAATGTTAAGTTTCTTGCTTTACCCCTTGGCTAACCTTACATCGTTACATTGGCTAATAATCCTTGAATTTTGAATGTGAGATCAAAAAATTGATTATGTTTGGAGAAATCTGTATTACCCTTTGCGTAATGTCCTGCAAGATTATAGGTTACACAAATAGAACAGCATATCAAACATTTGCTATTACGAACACATGTATGCTAGGGAATCTGTATCTTGTATAATTAGTTCAATTGCATAAAATTTAATGTTACTTGCAAAGCTAGCTGTATTACATACATGGCAAGCCAGTTACATTTTACCTTCTGATGATGAACATCAGCTTCTTCAAAGGAAGTTCCAAAATTGAGGTCTTGAGTCTTCCACTGAGCCTCTTTGCTTGTGGTGTATGTGGCTCttgttttgtattttcttaGGCTAACATATCTCTAGTCCTTTTACAATATTTTGTAGCTTGTGATTTGCTATTTTAGAAATATAGACAAACCTATTTTATGTAATAATTACCAACTTTCCTTTCcgattttttctgttttaatgGAAACACCAGCAGCTTTAGACCCAGAAAATTTCGCTGtactgaatttttttataaagttggAGCTTGTTTGCCAGGACCATTGTTAATCATACTActtattgcatttttttttaatttctgggTAAAATACccttttttttacaaaattctcTCTTTAGAAATGAGTGTAAGGTGCTTGGAATACATTAATAAGCTTAATTCAAACACTTATATTTGACAAAACATTGTTAATCTAGTTGTATCTTCTGCATAATGTGATATTCTATTTCTTGCTTATCATTCCAGGACAGCCAAAACGACACCTTCTTACGACTGGCTGGAGTGTATTTGTTAGTGCCAAAAGACTAGTGGCTGGGGATTCTGTGCTTTTCATATggtatttatttcattttatcttGTGTTACGTTTTCTCACCCTTGGGTTTTGCAAACtgcttattttttttacacattGTTAGGAACGAAAAGAATCAGCTTCTTTTGGGAATACGAAGAGCCAATCGACCGCAAACTGTCATGCCATCTTCAGTTCTATCCAGTGATAGTATGCACATTGGGCTTCTTGCAGCTGCTGCTCATGCTGCAGCAACTAATAGCTGTTTTACAGTGTTCTATAATCCAAGGTTGTATTTATTATCTACAAATCCGTTTGTAAATCTGATATTATTAGAAATTATAATGCTTGTTTTGACACCTACGTCATGGGCAGGGCTAGTCCATCTGAGTTTGTCATACCACTTTCAAAATATATCAAAGCTGTGTACCATACACGAGTGTCTGTTGGTATGCGTTTTAGGATGCTTTTCGAGACTGAAGAATCAAGTGTCCGCAGGTAATTTTAGCCTTCAAATTTTTTCTTCAGTTCAGGGTATATTGGTTTTTCGTATTCTATAAATTGTTTAGATATTTCTTCCACTTCTTAGATCAGATAATTGTATTTTGGGAGGGGTAATCATAGTTATAAACATCTGTAACAGAAACTTTCTAAAATAACATAGCTGTGACAAGGTTGATGTGGCATCTGCATCTATAATATGTAAGGTGGATAGTTTATTGGTTATTGGATCTATGGTTATAAAATAGATTTACCAGTTTccattgtttaaattttgggTTTAAGAGAAGAGTTAGCAGCTGCAATCTTATGGAGTGGAAAGGAAACCAACTGCTAAGTACTATTCTCTGGTAGGGTATTGCACTTTTTTGCCTATGCTTTTCCTTTACTTATATGCAAAAGCCATCTTCGTTTTGCAGGTACATGGGTACAATAACTGGCATAAGTGACCTGGATCCTGTTCGATGGCCGAATTCTCATTGGCGGTCTGTTAAGGTAAAATCTTCAGTGTAATGCATATGATTGAATAGCGTTTATATGAAAATGGCCCTTTGCAATTATAAATGCTGGACTATTAAGAGGGTGAACATTGGTAGTATGTCAAGGTTCCTACTGTGTGGGCATGAAATAGCATCTCCAGCTTTCCCCTCACAGTTAAAAATGCGTGCATCTTAACTCCCAAATGACTCTAGCCTTCATTTCCTTACTATTTTACAAACCCATTCAGTGGATTGTGCGTAAGGAGGAAGTTCTTCTCAGttgtaattataaatattttttgtctaGACTATCCTGtttcatataatatattttatattcctTTTTCTTTATTAGTCATAAGGTTTGTTGCAACAACATATCTGGGATGCTTTTACAGCCATTTCTCACTTTACAAGTCAGCTTTGTGTGAATAAGTTAGGTTCAATCCCATATTTTAAGATGGCATTAGAGTTTATCTCAAAATTGTTTTTGGGTCACTTGCATAAGTCACTCTAATTTTGGTCAGTCCTACCTTGCCTTCGTTGCGTGGTCCTCCTATCAcataattattttgtaattgCAATACACTTTGTTCCTATGTGACTGCTGCGACAAGGTTTTAACGGGTTTTTTATCTGTTATGATTAGGTTGGCTGGGATGAATCAACAGCAGGAGAGAGGCAGCCACGAGTATCATTGTGGGAAATTGAGCCTTTAACAACATTTCCAATGTATCCATCACTATTTCCTCTCAGATTGAAACGGCCATGGCATCCTGGCACCTCTTCTTTTCATGGTACATTTCTGCCTCTACCATTTTTTCACTTCTAATCTTCTTTTTAAATGTGAAGTACATCATACAATCAACGTTGTGATAACACTAGTGCTATGATTGGATGAAACTcgtgaaatattttttttaataaagtgaAGGCGTAATTTGAGAACATTTTGCAATTATATCTTCGTTAACATTTCTCCTTCTACAGTCCAAAAGAAgataatttcatattttcaaatatccctCTCAATTGAAATGAAACTAAGCACAAATTATGTTTGCCTAGAATTGATTATAAATGTAAATCTAGTTTGCTACACAAGGTTTTATTATTCGTTGGTGATCCATTTTTCATGTCCTAATAAATAGGTACCAGTTTGCCTTGTTTTCGTTTACATTTTATCTGCTGTCAGTGTCTCCTACCCCATCATTATAATAAGTGGCCATGGTGGTTTTGAGGGCACTTTTTTTGTCTCCTTTCTTTACAAAGGATATTGTtacagatggcagagatgaagCGACGAATGGGCTAATCTGGCTGAGGGGTGGACCTGGAGACCAAGGTCTCAATTCCCTGAGTTTTCAAGGGTCTGGTTTGTTGCCCTGGATGCAGCAGAGAATGGATCCGACTTTGCTTGGAAACGATCATAATCAGCAGTACCAAGCCATGTTTGCATCTGGTTTGCAGAACTTAGGCAGTGGAGATTTAATGAGACAACAAATGATGAATTTTCAACAGCCTTTCAATTATCTTCAACAATCAGGAAACCCCAATCCTTCTTTGCAGCTTCAGCAACCACAAGCAATTCAGCAATCCGTATCTTCTAACAATATCCTACAGCCACAAGCCCAAGTATTGGCAGATAACCTGTCTCAGCATCTCCTTCAGAAATCACACAATCGCGAAGACCAAACGCAGCAGCAGCACACTTATCAAGATACGGTTTTACTTCATAGTGATCAGCTCCATCAAAGGCAACTCTCTGGTTTACCTTCACCATCATATTCAAAACCAGATTTCTTAGATTCAAGCATGAAGTTCCCTGCTACGGTTTCACCAGGACAAAATATGATGAGTTCACTTTGTCCTGAAGGGAGTGGTAATCTCTTGAATTTATCCAGAAGTGGTCAGTCAATGCTGACTGAACAGTTACCCCAACAATCATGGGCCCCAAAGTTTACACCATTGCAGGTCAATAATACCTTTGGCAACTCAATGCCACATGTGCAGCAATATTCTGGAAAAGATACCGCAATGGTGTCACCACATTGTAACTCAGACACCCAAAATCCTATTCTATTTGGTGTCAACATTGATTCATCTGGCCTTCTGCTCCCTACCACTGTCCCTCGTTATACCACCGCATCAGCTGATACTGATGCATCAGCAATGCCATTAGGGGAGTCTGGATTCCAAGCTTCTCTATATCCTTGCGTCCAAGATTCATCAGAGTTGTTGCGAAGTGCAGGGCAAGTTGACCCCCAAAACCAGACACGAACATTTGTCAAGGTCCGAGTCATAAATATTAGTCTTTTGCAAAATGGAGCCTTTCTTTTACTTAAATACTGTAGTTTGTTGTCTTTTCACAGGTTTACAAATCAGGGTCGGTAGGGCGCTCACTTGACATCTCCCGGTTCAGCAGTTATCATGAGCTGAGGGAGGAGTTGGCACAGATGTTTGGTATTGAGGGGAAATTAGAAGACCCTCTTAGATCAGGCTGGCAGCTTGTATTCGTCGACAGGGAGAACGATGTTCTTCTCCTTGGAGACGATCCGTGGGAGTAAGTTCAACTTCAACTTGCATAATAATAGAGTTTCATCTTGCGATCTAAATAATGATATTCTATCTCAGAACTTTTTTGTAAGTAAACATGCTATACTCATTTCACTTATCATGTTTTGCTGACATTGTTTTTTGTCCTTTTGGTGTGTGGATTTCCTTTTCTAGATCATTTGTCAATAATGTTTGGTACATCAAAATACTTTCACCTGAAGATATCCAGAAAATGGGAGAACAAGCAGTAGAATCCCTTGGTCCAAGTTCAGGACAGAGGCTGAATAGCACTGGTGCAGATTCCCATGAAATTGTTTCTGGACTTCCATCAATAGGCTCCCTTGAATACTgagaattttaaaatgtattctgAGGTCCCACCCCACGGTTAAGAAGACTATTACACATCTTTACTACTTCTGTTGAACACTACTTTCCGACCTTGCATATCTGAATCAATATATATTGTATTGTCTGTTTCACTTCAAACATCGTTATTATTTCTTAGAGTATTGTGGAGATTTTCAGGACAAAATATCTCTCATGAGAAACTAACGATAAACTTTGTGCCAATTTGTAACATTTGTTCTGGAAGCTAGAAATAGTGTTACTGTTACTGTAGCATTTCATTGATTCCCAAGCTCTGCTGTAAAATTCCATgcatttttattcaaaaaaaattaggagggtaatataaatataacttgtcctattaataaaaattaacttgcatacttcaatttttatataaccTCTTTTATCCCATTTTTTTAAGCTTATCTTATCTTGtccataaatttatattatttatgaaataaGTTGATTTGAACTGTTGctttcaatatatatattatatacacaCACACTTCTGTATATTTAGAAGAAATTAAGTCATTCTAAAGAGAGTGATTACTTTGACATTACTGGTTTATATAAGATTATTTACTTTCGATTGAAGATGGAAAATAATATACGACTAAAATTTAAAACCATTTTCTCTTGACTTTGCCATAACAATCAATTTGGTATGATAAATCTAAGGGGTAACGTTAAAATattgagatttgaattttataatatttaaattttaaattataaaaataaaaaatatattttcctaTTTTAAGAAGAATCTCAATGGAACAATTATAAATCATTTAATTTAAGTAAAAATTGTATAAGTAGAGATTATGTTACATCTGAGCTGAGACTATCTCTAAGGCTAAGAAATTGTTCACAGTTCTATAAGGAAATGGGCAAAAAATTTTCCAACCAATACTGAAAATTTGCACAAACTTTTCCACCAACCTAATGCCATATGAACTATATTCAAGATTTCATAATTCAAACGTTGGAAATTTGTATATTACATGGATAAGAGATGGAAAGATTACACGAATTTTTATATTACACacacaaattattaaatattataattgaaaaaatataaaaagaaattttggaaatatatttaaaattttgttgtgTAAGGTTATATTTGAGAAAAGTAGCTTAGAAGCTAAGGTAGAAGAAGTTGGAACAGGGACAATCTGAGAGGATTGTGTTCCGAGCATCTCCTCTGGGTTTGATTGAGAGAAAGGAATATGGGAGTGCTTTCCAGTATGATTGACCGTCAACAACTGAAGCCCGGTGATCACATTTACTCTTGGAGGCAAGCCTACGTCTATGCCCACCACGGTCTCTTCGTAATcccttttttttctcattttttttttcaaattttttatctttttcggCTTATACTTTCGCCCATATCACTGTCTTTTCTTATACGTCAAAGAGGTTTTCAGATTTTTCATGTTTTCCCTTTTAGATTGTTTTCCTTTGCTTGCTGTCGTCAACTTCGAGCCccgatttatatttattttcttttgggtTTGTTAGGGTTGGTTGGAATTGTTCGTTTTTATTGTTCTGTGTTGCATTGGGAATCTCTATGGGATGTGAGTTGGGGGTTGTTTAGTTTACCGTGTGAATTGTAGATTCGGAGTGTCTTTTGCTGGGTTGGCATTGGTAATATATAATCCAGAATGCTGAAGGGCTATCACCCTAGTTCTTTTTTGGTTATTAAGCTTAGTAGCTTTACTATTCACAAGCGATGTTCCTGCATCAAACAAAATTGACCGTAAATTAAACCATGAGAGATATAAAGGGGTAAGGTAACAGTGATGATGTGTCTTTGAACCTTTAAATTTCCCTCGGTTCTTGCCTTCTGTTGGTTGGTGATGAAGTGGGGTTGTACTGTAGCTCTTGTAGTTTTGTCTTTTATTGAAGGCCAACTGCCAAATTACTGGCAATCTTGTGTTCAATTATTCATGGGTGAGTATGATTTGGGAGCCTATGATTTAAACCCTTCGGTTTTGACAGCCGAAGTTTTAACCATTCTGTTTACAGAAGCACATGAATGGGGTTGTATGGCTAAGGGATGTTTTCTAGATTTGTTCTTATGGAATTACACGTCATTGATGGCACTTATCACTGTTCTGATCGGGAATACTAGCTGTGTCTCAATATTTAGAAAGTTATCACTTATGAAATTATTTGTTGAATGTCTTAGTTTTCTTCTAGGGGCCACACTTAATGTGGCTTACAATTGGTATTTGAACTTATATGTTCTAACTGTAC comes from the Phaseolus vulgaris cultivar G19833 chromosome 8, P. vulgaris v2.0, whole genome shotgun sequence genome and includes:
- the LOC137823464 gene encoding auxin response factor 8-like produces the protein MKLSTSGLGQQGHEGGEKKCLNSELWHACAGPLVSLPTAGTRVVYFPQGHSEQVAATTNREVDGHIPNYPSLPPQLICQLHNVTMHADVETDEVYAQMTLQPLTPQEQKDTFLPMELGIPSKQPSNYFCKTLTASDTSTHGGFSVPRRAAEKVFPPLDFSQQPPAQELIARDLHDVEWKFRHIFRGQPKRHLLTTGWSVFVSAKRLVAGDSVLFIWNEKNQLLLGIRRANRPQTVMPSSVLSSDSMHIGLLAAAAHAAATNSCFTVFYNPRASPSEFVIPLSKYIKAVYHTRVSVGMRFRMLFETEESSVRRYMGTITGISDLDPVRWPNSHWRSVKVGWDESTAGERQPRVSLWEIEPLTTFPMYPSLFPLRLKRPWHPGTSSFHDGRDEATNGLIWLRGGPGDQGLNSLSFQGSGLLPWMQQRMDPTLLGNDHNQQYQAMFASGLQNLGSGDLMRQQMMNFQQPFNYLQQSGNPNPSLQLQQPQAIQQSVSSNNILQPQAQVLADNLSQHLLQKSHNREDQTQQQHTYQDTVLLHSDQLHQRQLSGLPSPSYSKPDFLDSSMKFPATVSPGQNMMSSLCPEGSGNLLNLSRSGQSMLTEQLPQQSWAPKFTPLQVNNTFGNSMPHVQQYSGKDTAMVSPHCNSDTQNPILFGVNIDSSGLLLPTTVPRYTTASADTDASAMPLGESGFQASLYPCVQDSSELLRSAGQVDPQNQTRTFVKVYKSGSVGRSLDISRFSSYHELREELAQMFGIEGKLEDPLRSGWQLVFVDRENDVLLLGDDPWESFVNNVWYIKILSPEDIQKMGEQAVESLGPSSGQRLNSTGADSHEIVSGLPSIGSLEY